In Erythrolamprus reginae isolate rEryReg1 chromosome 10, rEryReg1.hap1, whole genome shotgun sequence, one DNA window encodes the following:
- the AAGAB gene encoding LOW QUALITY PROTEIN: alpha- and gamma-adaptin-binding protein p34 (The sequence of the model RefSeq protein was modified relative to this genomic sequence to represent the inferred CDS: substituted 1 base at 1 genomic stop codon) — MAVPCTLVTSCAAGFPGEELVKRITGEEELPEHFGPESRARFYPWTIDNKYYSAAIHLCVVANVFQVTAEIAESVQAFLIYFDSTSISGLDAVSQWLPLIEDWLPEVMILVCDRVSENGINRQKAQEWCIKHSFELVELNPEELPDEDDDFPESTGVKRIIQALNANVWSNVVMKKRXGHSFGLFPALAGAEHRIGSDENEAPEANSLPAERAQSVLDSEAALAPAEATQGDTVADPVLDTDIQELASLTSGEGDIENFERLFSKLKEMKEKAATLPHEQRKLHAEKVAKAFWMAIRGDQEEIEGLSSDEDN, encoded by the exons ATGGCGGTCCCGTGCACCTTGGTCACCAGCTGCGCTGCGGGCTTCCCCGGGGAAGAGCTGGTGAAAC GTATCACCGGAGAAGAAGAGCTTCCTGAGCATTTTGGGCCAGAGAGCAGAGCTCGGTTTTACCCCTGGACGATAGACAATAAATATTATTCCGCTGCCATCCATCTCTGTGTGGTGGCAAATGTGTTTCAGGTGACGGCGGAAATTGCAGAGTCCGTTCAGGCTTTCCTGATCTACTTCGACAGCACCTCG ATATCTGGGCTGGATGCCGTCTCTCAGTGGCTTCCTCTTATAGAAGACTGGCTACCAGAAGTGATGATCTTGGTCTGTGACAGAGTCTCTGAAAATG GCATCAACCGACAGAAGGCCCAAGAGTGGTGCATCAAACACAGCTTTGAATTGGTGGAGCTCAACCCCGAGGAACTTCCAGATGAGGACG ACGATTTTCCAGAATCTACCGGAGTGAAGCGAATCATCCAAGCCTTGAATGCCAACGTCTGGTCAAACGTGGTGATGAAAAAACGGTAGGG TCACAGCTTCGGCCTTTTCCCAGCCTTAGCAGGGGCAGAGCACAGAATCGGGTCAGACGAGAACGAAGCTCCAGAA GCCAACTCTTTGCCGGCAGAGAGGGCCCAGTCTGTGCTGGATTCGGAAGCAGCCCTGGCCCCCGCGGAGGCAACACAGGGAGACACCGTGGCTG ACCCAGTGCTGGACACGGACATCCAAGAACTTGCTAGCCTCACCTCGGGAGAAGGAGACATCGAGAACTTTGAGCGACTCTTCTCCAAGTTGAAGGAAATGAAAG AAAAGGCTGCCACCCTGCCTCACGAACAAAGAAAGCTGCATGCCGAAAAG